A single Symbiobacterium thermophilum IAM 14863 DNA region contains:
- the argH gene encoding argininosuccinate lyase, with the protein MTKLWGGRFTKPADKTAEGFTSSLAFDRRLYKQDIRGSIAHVRMLGRQGIIPAADAARIEQGLREIEAEIEAGQFPFRQEYEDIHLNIEKRLIEKIGPAGGRLHTARSRNDQVVTDVHLWVKDEIAAVQRLVSDLQGTLLDRAREQMGAVMPGYTHLQRAQPVLLSHHLMAYFWMLERDYGRFADALRRADVSPLGAGALAGTTFPIDREFTAAELGFAGVYPNSMDAVSDRDFIVEFVAAAAICQMHLSRLAEELVMWSSTEFGFVEMDDAYATGSSIMPQKKNPDVAELVRGKTGRIYGDLMALLTVLKGLPLAYHTDLQEDKERLFDAVDTLKACLTVMTGMLATLKFNRERMAQAVRRDFSNATDMADYLVKKGMPFREAHEVVGKAVLYCVERGKFLADLTLEEFKAFSALFEADIYQAIAPETCVSQRTSLGGTAPAEVERQLALAAEILSRRMG; encoded by the coding sequence ATGACCAAGCTGTGGGGAGGCCGCTTCACCAAGCCCGCGGACAAGACCGCCGAGGGGTTCACCTCGTCGCTGGCCTTTGACCGGCGGCTGTACAAACAGGACATCCGGGGATCCATCGCTCACGTCCGCATGCTGGGGAGGCAGGGCATCATCCCGGCCGCCGACGCGGCGCGCATTGAGCAGGGGCTCCGGGAGATCGAGGCCGAGATCGAGGCGGGGCAGTTTCCGTTCCGCCAGGAGTACGAGGACATCCACCTGAACATCGAGAAGCGGCTCATCGAGAAGATCGGACCGGCCGGGGGGCGGCTGCACACCGCCCGCAGCCGCAACGACCAGGTGGTCACGGACGTGCACCTGTGGGTGAAGGACGAGATCGCCGCGGTGCAGCGGCTGGTGAGCGATCTTCAGGGGACGCTGCTGGACCGGGCCCGGGAGCAGATGGGCGCCGTCATGCCCGGCTACACCCACCTGCAGCGGGCGCAGCCCGTCCTGCTGTCGCACCACCTGATGGCCTACTTCTGGATGCTGGAGCGGGACTACGGCCGCTTCGCGGACGCGCTGCGACGCGCTGACGTCTCGCCTCTGGGCGCCGGGGCGCTGGCGGGCACCACCTTCCCCATCGACCGGGAGTTCACCGCGGCGGAGCTGGGCTTCGCCGGGGTGTACCCCAACTCCATGGACGCGGTCAGCGACCGGGACTTCATCGTGGAGTTCGTGGCGGCTGCGGCCATCTGCCAGATGCACCTCTCCCGGCTGGCGGAGGAGCTGGTGATGTGGTCCTCCACCGAGTTCGGGTTCGTGGAGATGGATGACGCCTACGCCACCGGTTCCTCCATCATGCCGCAGAAGAAGAACCCGGACGTGGCGGAACTGGTGCGGGGCAAGACCGGCCGCATCTACGGCGACCTGATGGCCCTGCTGACGGTCCTGAAGGGGCTGCCCCTGGCGTACCACACCGACCTGCAGGAGGACAAGGAGCGGCTGTTCGACGCGGTGGACACCCTGAAGGCCTGCCTGACGGTGATGACCGGCATGCTGGCGACCTTGAAGTTCAACCGGGAGCGCATGGCGCAGGCGGTCCGCCGGGACTTCTCCAACGCGACCGACATGGCGGACTACCTGGTGAAGAAGGGCATGCCCTTCCGGGAGGCCCACGAGGTGGTGGGCAAGGCCGTGCTCTACTGCGTCGAGCGGGGCAAGTTCCTGGCCGATCTCACCCTGGAGGAGTTCAAGGCGTTCTCGGCGCTGTTCGAGGCGGACATCTACCAGGCCATCGCCCCCGAGACCTGCGTCAGCCAGCGCACGTCCCTCGGGGGCACCGCCCCCGCCGAGGTGGAGCGGCAGCTGGCCCTGGCGGCGGAGATCCTCTCCCGGCGGATGGGGTAG
- a CDS encoding AAA family ATPase, whose product MITRVTLENWKNFRKVDVELADRMFLVGPNASGKSNLLDAFRFLCDIAKVGGGLQKAVNDRGGVSKLRCLAARKYTDITVEVTLELNETWRYRIRFNQDNNRNPILKEEKIWKGDTLLRERPTEEDKDDPARMTQTELEQINANKDFREIAQYLAGVKYLHIVPQLVREPERSVGRHGDAYGGDFLEQIARVPSRTRDSRLSFIKDALKVAVPQLKELELYRDERGTPHLRGLYEHWRPKAGWQTEEQFSDGTLRLMGLLWSLLDGTGLLLLEEPELSLHPEVVRYIPQMIARSQRRRPRQVLISTHSRDILEDEDISADEVLMLVPSPEGTRVLAGKDDEMIHELLEGGATIADAVIPRTKPQDASKLSGFGEKVR is encoded by the coding sequence ATGATCACGCGAGTTACACTGGAGAACTGGAAGAATTTCAGGAAAGTAGATGTTGAATTGGCCGACAGAATGTTCCTTGTAGGGCCCAATGCGTCTGGTAAGTCCAATCTCCTCGATGCATTTCGTTTCTTATGTGATATTGCCAAGGTCGGGGGTGGTTTACAGAAAGCGGTCAACGACCGGGGGGGTGTCTCCAAGCTTCGGTGTCTAGCAGCAAGGAAATACACCGACATTACTGTCGAGGTTACCTTGGAGTTAAACGAAACGTGGCGGTACCGAATCAGGTTCAACCAAGACAACAATAGGAACCCGATCTTGAAGGAAGAGAAGATCTGGAAGGGTGACACATTACTTCGAGAGCGCCCAACCGAGGAGGACAAAGATGATCCGGCTCGGATGACCCAAACCGAGTTAGAGCAGATCAATGCTAACAAAGACTTTAGAGAGATCGCCCAGTATCTTGCAGGCGTGAAGTACCTGCATATCGTCCCTCAGTTAGTTAGAGAACCTGAACGCTCTGTGGGGCGACATGGAGATGCGTATGGGGGTGACTTTCTAGAGCAGATAGCGAGGGTTCCGTCAAGAACGCGAGATTCGAGACTCAGCTTTATTAAGGACGCCTTGAAGGTGGCGGTGCCGCAACTGAAAGAACTTGAGTTGTACAGAGATGAACGTGGTACACCCCATTTGCGGGGTTTGTACGAGCACTGGCGTCCTAAGGCTGGGTGGCAAACAGAAGAACAGTTCTCAGATGGTACTCTTCGTCTAATGGGCCTGCTCTGGTCGCTCTTGGATGGGACAGGACTGTTGTTGCTCGAGGAACCAGAACTATCCTTGCATCCAGAGGTCGTCCGATATATCCCGCAGATGATCGCTAGAAGCCAGCGGCGCCGACCGCGGCAAGTCTTGATTAGCACACATAGTCGAGATATTCTCGAAGACGAAGATATTTCCGCCGATGAGGTGTTGATGCTTGTTCCCAGTCCTGAGGGCACCAGAGTGCTGGCAGGAAAAGATGATGAGATGATCCATGAGCTTCTGGAAGGGGGCGCCACGATAGCTGACGCAGTGATACCCAGGACGAAACCTCAAGACGCGTCGAAGTTGAGTGGCTTTGGGGAGAAGGTACGGTAA
- a CDS encoding CYTH domain-containing protein, with protein sequence MTTLEVEIKLAVPPTVPGGPGALFERLAAQETLAGFPLGAAQRVALRDTYFDTDDGTLAGAGAGLRVRREDGRTLITLKVTQAREDALTRREEYEAPLDLASLREVVERIRPLIGPGTVPFAAFAAGRPAGPLEPVLDVRTERIVRTVGNVATLSLDRVLYPGLAPEPYYDIEVEAAPGLADPAVLRALEAALTAAADGHLRPEGRSKLERGLALLRRR encoded by the coding sequence GTGACCACCTTGGAAGTCGAGATCAAGCTGGCGGTGCCCCCCACCGTGCCCGGGGGGCCAGGGGCCTTGTTTGAACGGCTGGCCGCGCAGGAGACGCTGGCCGGGTTCCCCCTGGGCGCCGCGCAGCGGGTCGCACTCCGTGACACCTACTTCGACACGGACGACGGCACCCTGGCCGGGGCCGGCGCGGGCCTGCGCGTGCGCCGGGAGGACGGTCGGACCCTGATCACCCTGAAGGTGACGCAAGCGCGGGAGGATGCGCTCACCCGGCGGGAGGAGTATGAAGCCCCCTTGGACTTGGCCAGCCTCCGGGAGGTGGTGGAGCGGATCCGGCCCCTCATCGGCCCGGGTACCGTGCCCTTCGCCGCCTTCGCGGCGGGCCGCCCTGCAGGGCCGCTGGAACCCGTTCTCGATGTGCGCACGGAGCGGATCGTGCGGACGGTCGGCAACGTCGCTACGCTGTCGCTGGACCGGGTCCTCTATCCCGGCCTCGCCCCTGAGCCCTATTACGACATCGAGGTGGAGGCGGCGCCGGGCCTGGCTGACCCGGCGGTCCTGCGCGCGCTGGAGGCGGCGCTCACCGCCGCGGCCGACGGCCACCTGCGCCCGGAGGGCCGCTCGAAGCTGGAGCGGGGCCTCGCCCTCCTGCGCCGCCGGTGA
- the lepA gene encoding translation elongation factor 4 — protein sequence MVDQRHIRNFCIIAHIDHGKSTLADRLIEFTGVLTKREMTDQVLDNMELERERGITIKAQSVRMDYVADDGEQYVLNLIDTPGHVDFTYEVSRALAACEGALLVVDASQGIEAQTLANVYMALEHDLEIIPVINKIDLPAADPEKVKKEIEEVIGLDTSIAILASAKTGIGMKEILEAVVNFVPPPKGDRRAPLRALIYDSFYDSYKGVITYFRIFEGTVRKGDRIRFMATGKEFIVDELYIFRPGLTPVEELTAGEVGALAATIREVKHVRVGDTITLADNPAAEPLPGYRKATPMVFTGLYPVETNDYGRLRDALEKLQLNDASLSFEPETSEALGFGFRCGFLGLLHMDVIQERLEREFDLNLITTAPNVVYRVNMTSGEQIMIENPANWPDPSKIESVEEPVVRASIITPTEYVGPLMELCQDRRGTFLNMEYLNEKRVNLHYKLPLAEIMYDFFDQLKTRSRGYASFDYEVTGYEPSDMVKMDILVHGQPVDALSCIVHREKAQKLGRALVQKLRKLIPRHLFEVPIQAAVGNKILARENIAPLRKDVLAKCYGGDVTRKRKLLEKQKEGKKRMKAVGSVEIPQEAFMAVLSTDPDED from the coding sequence ATGGTCGACCAGAGGCACATCCGTAATTTCTGCATCATCGCGCACATCGACCACGGCAAGTCCACGCTGGCCGACCGGCTGATCGAGTTTACCGGGGTCCTGACGAAGCGGGAGATGACCGACCAGGTCCTGGACAACATGGAGCTGGAACGGGAACGGGGCATCACAATCAAGGCGCAGTCCGTCCGGATGGACTACGTGGCCGACGACGGTGAGCAGTACGTGCTCAACCTGATCGACACGCCCGGCCACGTCGACTTCACGTATGAGGTCTCCCGGGCCCTGGCGGCCTGTGAGGGCGCCTTGCTGGTGGTGGACGCTTCGCAGGGGATCGAGGCGCAGACCCTGGCCAACGTCTACATGGCCCTGGAGCACGATCTGGAGATCATCCCGGTCATCAACAAGATCGATCTGCCTGCGGCCGACCCGGAGAAGGTGAAGAAGGAGATCGAGGAGGTCATCGGCCTCGACACCTCCATCGCCATCCTGGCCTCCGCCAAGACCGGAATCGGCATGAAGGAGATCCTGGAGGCCGTGGTCAACTTCGTGCCGCCGCCCAAGGGGGACCGGCGGGCACCCCTGCGCGCGCTCATCTACGACTCCTTCTACGACTCCTACAAGGGCGTCATCACCTACTTCCGCATCTTCGAAGGCACCGTGCGCAAGGGCGATCGGATCCGCTTCATGGCCACGGGCAAGGAGTTCATCGTCGACGAGCTTTACATCTTCCGGCCGGGGCTGACCCCGGTGGAGGAGCTCACCGCCGGGGAGGTCGGGGCGCTGGCGGCGACCATTCGCGAGGTGAAGCACGTCCGCGTGGGCGACACCATCACCCTGGCCGACAACCCCGCCGCGGAGCCGCTGCCCGGCTACCGCAAGGCCACGCCGATGGTCTTCACGGGCCTCTACCCGGTGGAGACCAACGACTACGGCCGGCTGCGGGACGCGCTGGAGAAGCTGCAACTCAACGACGCCTCGCTCTCCTTCGAGCCCGAGACGTCGGAGGCGCTGGGCTTCGGGTTCCGCTGCGGCTTCCTGGGGCTCCTGCATATGGACGTCATCCAGGAGCGGCTGGAGCGGGAGTTCGACCTGAACCTGATCACCACCGCGCCCAACGTGGTCTACCGGGTCAACATGACCAGCGGCGAGCAGATCATGATCGAGAACCCGGCCAACTGGCCCGACCCCAGCAAGATCGAGTCGGTGGAGGAGCCGGTGGTCCGGGCTTCCATCATCACGCCCACCGAGTACGTCGGGCCGCTCATGGAACTGTGCCAGGACCGGCGCGGGACCTTCCTCAACATGGAGTACCTGAACGAGAAGCGGGTCAACCTGCACTACAAGCTGCCGCTGGCCGAGATCATGTACGACTTCTTCGACCAGCTGAAGACCCGCTCGCGGGGCTATGCCAGCTTCGACTATGAAGTGACCGGCTACGAGCCGTCGGACATGGTGAAGATGGACATCCTGGTGCACGGCCAGCCGGTGGACGCGCTGTCCTGCATCGTGCACCGGGAGAAGGCGCAGAAGCTGGGACGGGCTCTGGTCCAGAAGCTGCGCAAGCTGATTCCGCGCCACCTGTTCGAGGTGCCCATCCAGGCCGCCGTGGGCAACAAGATCCTGGCGCGCGAGAACATCGCCCCGCTGCGCAAGGACGTGCTGGCCAAGTGCTACGGCGGCGACGTCACCCGCAAGCGGAAGCTGCTGGAGAAGCAGAAGGAAGGCAAGAAGCGGATGAAGGCGGTGGGGTCCGTCGAGATCCCGCAGGAGGCCTTCATGGCGGTGCTTTCCACAGACCCTGACGAAGACTGA
- the hemW gene encoding radical SAM family heme chaperone HemW, with the protein MPIGLYVHIPFCLHKCGYCDFNSHAGSDRAEQAHYVDALLREMELWATRPEVAGEQVSTVYVGGGTPTLLEGAELARVLRGVREHFRLAPDAEVTVEGNPGTVDVEGEKLHLAVQAGATRLSLGVQARQRHLLERLGRIHDALQVEAAVKAARRAGFANLNLDLMYGLPGQTPADFRETVSWALGLGPTHISAYSLIIEEGTPFYHAYLAGRLHLPPEEAEEQMFLEGKALLEAAGFEHYEVSNWARPGFRCRHNLIYWRNEHYLGLGCGAHSFLRLAAPLSNLGPPRPGLTASRVQGGSPVETAPGLPGQQYRFWNLKHPGAYRAALERGVLPVEAGEVVDRRAEMAETMFMGLRLLEGVSGERFEARFGVSIADVYGPDVDRLRREGLLEWAEGALRLTPRGLRLGNRVWEAFV; encoded by the coding sequence GTGCCGATCGGGCTCTACGTGCACATCCCCTTCTGCCTGCACAAGTGCGGGTACTGCGACTTCAACAGCCATGCCGGCTCGGACCGCGCGGAGCAGGCGCACTACGTGGATGCCCTTCTGCGGGAGATGGAGCTCTGGGCGACCCGTCCCGAGGTCGCGGGGGAACAGGTCTCCACGGTCTACGTCGGCGGAGGGACGCCGACCCTGCTGGAGGGCGCAGAGCTGGCCCGGGTGCTGCGCGGGGTGCGGGAGCACTTCCGCCTGGCCCCCGACGCCGAGGTGACGGTGGAAGGCAACCCGGGCACGGTGGACGTGGAGGGGGAGAAGCTCCACCTGGCGGTTCAGGCCGGGGCCACCCGCCTCTCGTTGGGCGTCCAGGCCCGCCAGCGGCACCTGCTGGAGCGGCTGGGCCGGATCCACGACGCCCTGCAGGTGGAGGCGGCCGTGAAAGCAGCCCGCCGGGCGGGCTTTGCGAACCTCAACCTCGACCTGATGTACGGCCTGCCCGGCCAGACCCCGGCTGACTTCCGCGAGACCGTCTCCTGGGCCCTCGGGCTGGGGCCGACCCACATCAGCGCCTACAGCCTGATCATCGAGGAAGGGACGCCCTTCTACCACGCCTACCTGGCCGGACGGCTGCACCTGCCGCCGGAGGAGGCGGAGGAGCAGATGTTCCTGGAGGGCAAGGCGCTGCTGGAGGCGGCCGGGTTCGAGCACTACGAGGTGTCCAACTGGGCGCGCCCGGGATTCCGGTGCCGGCATAACCTCATCTACTGGCGCAACGAGCACTACCTGGGGCTCGGCTGCGGGGCTCACTCGTTCCTGCGGTTGGCGGCGCCGCTCAGCAACCTGGGGCCGCCGCGGCCCGGCCTCACCGCATCCCGAGTGCAGGGCGGCAGCCCGGTGGAGACGGCGCCGGGCCTTCCGGGGCAGCAGTACCGGTTCTGGAACCTGAAACACCCCGGCGCCTACCGGGCCGCGCTGGAGCGGGGCGTCCTGCCGGTGGAGGCCGGGGAGGTCGTCGACCGTCGGGCCGAGATGGCGGAGACGATGTTCATGGGGCTTCGGCTCCTGGAGGGGGTCAGCGGCGAGCGCTTCGAGGCCCGGTTCGGCGTCTCCATCGCCGACGTGTACGGGCCGGATGTGGACCGGCTCCGGCGGGAGGGGCTGCTGGAGTGGGCAGAAGGCGCCCTTCGCCTGACGCCCCGGGGACTCCGGCTGGGCAACCGGGTCTGGGAGGCGTTCGTCTAG
- a CDS encoding stage II sporulation protein P, which translates to MAATVGLLVNRRPPESGSLPAMTARASDGRTHESERTEESFWTALFRPGLPTARQMLRRAVPALAVRGPLGEPDDRVLRFLWTGPGPQRPQTLFQAALPFLRPGALPEEPMTVDPSLPAGESPGPEPRPSPPAAAEAPFPRPEPGATVLNDGLPLVGIYHTHDYEAYISEFPDLAVTSDQDLQRIASYDHSKRTIVDIGAILARRLRDLGVTTVHAPFKHQELGYEYAYQSSRNTARRILREAPTVKVLMDLHRDGNMDLDSTVWIDGQPVARVRCVIGVRDDLTHWQENLAFCNRLMEKMEEANPGITLPTLTPQARYNQDLLPGAILLEIGNALNTFEEAERAVYYLADALVELLRAGEYPGK; encoded by the coding sequence GTGGCCGCGACGGTCGGCCTGCTGGTCAACCGCCGGCCCCCGGAGTCCGGCTCGCTGCCGGCCATGACCGCCCGGGCGTCCGACGGCCGGACCCACGAGTCCGAGCGGACCGAGGAGTCCTTCTGGACGGCCCTGTTCCGGCCGGGCCTGCCCACCGCCCGGCAGATGCTGCGCAGAGCGGTGCCGGCCCTGGCGGTACGGGGCCCCCTGGGGGAACCGGACGACCGCGTCCTGCGCTTCCTGTGGACAGGCCCCGGGCCCCAGCGGCCGCAGACCCTCTTCCAGGCAGCCCTGCCGTTCCTGCGCCCGGGTGCTTTGCCGGAGGAGCCCATGACCGTGGACCCGTCCCTTCCGGCAGGCGAGAGCCCCGGCCCGGAGCCCCGGCCGTCCCCGCCCGCCGCGGCCGAGGCGCCCTTCCCGAGGCCCGAGCCCGGAGCGACGGTGCTCAACGACGGGCTGCCCCTGGTGGGCATCTACCATACCCACGACTACGAGGCCTACATCTCCGAGTTCCCGGACCTGGCCGTCACCAGCGACCAGGACCTGCAGCGGATCGCCTCCTACGACCACAGCAAGCGGACCATCGTCGACATCGGGGCCATCCTGGCCCGAAGGCTCCGGGATCTGGGCGTCACCACGGTGCACGCTCCCTTCAAGCACCAGGAGCTGGGCTACGAGTACGCCTACCAGTCGTCCCGCAACACCGCCCGCCGGATTCTGCGGGAGGCGCCGACGGTGAAGGTGCTGATGGACCTGCACCGAGACGGCAACATGGACCTGGACTCCACGGTCTGGATCGACGGCCAGCCGGTGGCCCGGGTCCGGTGCGTGATCGGCGTCCGGGACGACCTGACCCACTGGCAGGAGAACCTGGCGTTCTGCAACCGGCTGATGGAGAAGATGGAGGAGGCCAACCCCGGCATCACCCTGCCCACGCTCACCCCCCAGGCCCGGTACAACCAGGACCTCCTGCCCGGGGCCATCCTGCTGGAGATCGGCAACGCCCTGAACACCTTCGAGGAGGCCGAGCGGGCCGTCTACTACCTGGCCGACGCCCTGGTGGAGCTGCTCCGGGCCGGGGAGTACCCCGGAAAGTGA
- the greA gene encoding transcription elongation factor GreA translates to MEENKPVVLSPEGLQQLQEELDYLRNVKRKEVAERLKEARSYGDLSENSEYDDARNEQAFVEGRIAMLENTLRNAVIMDESEDEAEAGKIRLGSTVVLKDLEYGDLLEYTIVGTVEADPAKNKISNESPVGKAIMGRTKGEVVVVEAPAGRIEYEIVDVK, encoded by the coding sequence ATGGAAGAGAACAAGCCGGTCGTGTTGTCGCCGGAAGGCCTTCAGCAGCTTCAGGAGGAGCTGGATTACCTCCGGAACGTCAAGCGCAAGGAAGTGGCGGAGCGCCTGAAAGAGGCCCGGTCGTACGGCGACCTCTCCGAGAACTCCGAGTACGATGACGCCCGCAACGAGCAGGCGTTCGTTGAGGGCCGCATCGCCATGCTGGAGAACACGCTGCGCAACGCCGTGATCATGGACGAGTCGGAGGACGAGGCTGAAGCGGGCAAGATCCGGCTTGGCTCCACCGTAGTGCTGAAGGACCTGGAATACGGCGATCTGCTGGAGTATACCATCGTGGGCACGGTGGAGGCCGACCCGGCCAAGAACAAGATCTCCAACGAGTCGCCCGTGGGCAAGGCCATCATGGGCCGGACCAAGGGCGAGGTCGTCGTCGTGGAGGCGCCGGCCGGCCGGATCGAGTACGAGATCGTCGATGTGAAATAG